The genome window AAACGAACCTTTATCCCTGCCCATAACCGATAACTTACTTGTTATGATCACAGTAGCTTTTGAAGGGGAATCCCCTGAGATTGAAACGGATTTGGCGGAATATGAGGCCCTCAGTGAAGGTTTAAAAGCTCTTATTAGTCTTAATTATAAAGGTGGTTATCGTGCGATCGCACTTCATTTTTCCCCCGCTCGACTAGGAGAAATCCTCACCGAAGAGCAAACCATTCTCAACTTCCCTGAGTTAATACCTCTATAAAAAAAGTATCAGTTTAAAAAAATAAAAATCATAATGTTTAAGAAATTACTAGCCATATGTTTAGTCATCACCCTCGGTTTTACCACCGTTGCCTGTGGCTCAAACAACGTTAGAAGTAACAATACCAACTTTACTAATAATACGGCTCAAACCATTAATAATATCCCCAGTGGACAATATCCCGTCCAACAAGCCACCTTTAACGATGTAGATGGGGAATATAACCTAATGCTATTAAATACCCCCTCTGGTAGTCGTCCTAACTTCATGACTACCGACTTACAGATGGCAAGGTTAACCGATGAAGAAATAGAAGCAGGTAAACAAACCTACGTAGAGATTAACGGTAGTGATGCAGTGATGCACCTCACCGAAGATTTCCGCATTGAATACATCCACAACGAAACGGAAACCGTTACCAACCCAGACACGGGCAGACAAGAAACCGTTATCGTCAGACAGCAATCTAGTTTCTGGAGTCCTTTTGCGGGCGCATTGGCAGGACAAGCTATTGGTAATATGTTATTCCGTCCCCAATACTATGTTCCCCCCGTATATCAACCAGGGGTAACTTTAACGGGTTTTGGTGGTTATGGTAGTAGCTATAGTCAAGCAGTGGACAGCTATCGCAGTAATCACAATACTGTACCCCCAGTAGAAAGAAATCGTCAATCGGTACGCACCACCGGCACCATTAGAAATAGTCAAACAGGGGCAGTAAGAGGTAGTACCCTAAGCGGTACAAGAGCCACAGGCTCTGGAGTGGGTTCTAGTAACCTCCGCAATAGTGGCACATCCAACAGCACCACCAGACAGAGAAATAATAGTAGTTTTGGTACTAATACAAGAAGAACCCCTGTTCGTCGTACTCCTACCCGCCGTAGTAGCGGTTTTGGTCGTCGTCGTCGTTAATTAAGTAGGGTGGGCATTGCCCACCTTTATTTATGCCCCTATCACCCCATAAAAACTATCTAAGTGTTACACCTGTAAAGACAAAGATTTTATCCAGAGCAGATTAAAATAGTAGCTACAACTTTTAATCATCGATTATCACTTTGCGAAAATGGGTAAAAAACCACCATCCCCAGCGACAATAGATAGAATGGTAACGGGAGTTTTACAAACTATCCAAGCTCAGTTTAGTTTACCAATTCTCAAACAAGGTGCGATCGTACCAAAAATAAAACTTAAAAATGGAAGTAATGGAAAAACCCATGAATATCCCCTTTTAGGGGAACGTTACATCATTGGTAGAAATAAAAATAGTTGTGACATTATTCTTCGTAATCCTATCATCAGTCAAATTCACTGTGCCGTTGAAAAGGACAAAACAACCAACAGATTTAAAGTAAAAGACTTACAATCTACCAATGGAATTTACCTAGGCAAAAGACGTTATCAATCTGTTACCCTACGTCATAATGATGTGATAACCCTTGGTCCTCCAGAATTAGAAGATGTCATAGAATTATATTTTGATAAACCTCCCTCTAAATTATCGTTAATTCTTCGCTATGGATTATTTACCCTTGCAGGTTTTTTGATTCTTCTGTGTGCCATTGTCGCCATAGCATGGTCAAGATATACTGTTTATCCGATGCCCCAAGGTAATACTGGTGCCACGGTGGTTTATGGAGAAGATGGCGTGACACCCCTTGCCCCCCGCATTTCTTCCCCCCATCGAGAGTTAGAAAAATTGAATGATTTTTCTTCCTATTTGCCACAGGCGTTAATTGCTTCGGAGGATTCTCGTTACTATTGGCATTTTGGGGTTGATCCTTTGGGGATTTTACGAGCTATCTTGATTAATAGGGGAGATAGTGGGGCTAGACAGGGGGCTAGTACCATTACTCAGCAGTTAGCCCGTAGCTTATACCCTGAAGTGGGACGAGAAAATACCATCGCACGAAAGGTGCGAGAAATGGTGGTGGCGACTAAGCTAGAGGCGGTATATAGTAAAGATCAGATTATGAAGGGTTATCTCAATCGAGTTTATTTGGGCATAAATCTTTATGGTTTTGAGGATGCTGCCAGATTTTATTTTGGCAAGTCGGCGCGGGATGTTTCCATTGAGGAGGCGGCGGCGTTGGTGGCGATTTTACCTGCCCCCAATGCTTATAACCCAGTGCAGGATTATGATACGGCTTTAGGATTGCGTAATCGTGTCATCAGTCGTATGCTCTCTTTGGGTATGATAACAGAGGATGAAGCGAATGGAGCGAGAAGATCTCGTATTGAGATAACCCCTGAAGCGAGGGAGACTTTATCAAATACCATTGCCCCCTATTTTTATAGTTATGTGTTTGATGAGGTGCGGATGTTATTGGGGGCGGATTTGTTGCAGGAGGGGGATTTTATCATTGAAACGGGGTTAAGTTTGAAGTATCAAAGGGAGGCAGAAAACTCCCTTAAGGATTATATTAATACTAATGGATCTCGTTTTGGTTTTGACCAAGGTGCGATCGCAACTATCAACAGCAGCACAGGGGAAATTGTTGCCCTAGTGGGGGGAAAAGATTTTCAAGAAAGCCAATTTAATCGGGCAACCCAAGCCCAGCGACAAGCCGCCTCCACCTTTAAACTATTCCCCTACACCGCCGCCCTCGAAGCGGGTATATCCCCTAATAAAACCTATTCCTGCGCTGCTTTACAATGGCAAGGGGTACAATTTCGCCCCTGCAATAACTTTTCTGGCCCCATCGATATGTTTCAGGGCATGGCACTCTCAGAAAATGCCGTGGCATTACGCATAGCCCAAGATGTGGGCTTAAATAAAGTGGTAGCCACTGCCAAAAAAATGGGCATCAATTCCCCCCTAAATCCCGTACCCGGTTTAGCCCTAGGGCAAAGTGAAGTCAACGTTTTAGAAATGACAGGGGCTTACGCCACCATCCCCAATCAAGGAATATGGAATCGTCCCCACGCCATCAAAGTCATTCGAGACGGCAGAGACTGCGAAAACGTAGATGAATATAACACCTGTAGGGAAGTATATCGTTTTAATCAAG of Cyanobacterium sp. HL-69 contains these proteins:
- a CDS encoding putative lipoprotein, whose product is MFKKLLAICLVITLGFTTVACGSNNVRSNNTNFTNNTAQTINNIPSGQYPVQQATFNDVDGEYNLMLLNTPSGSRPNFMTTDLQMARLTDEEIEAGKQTYVEINGSDAVMHLTEDFRIEYIHNETETVTNPDTGRQETVIVRQQSSFWSPFAGALAGQAIGNMLFRPQYYVPPVYQPGVTLTGFGGYGSSYSQAVDSYRSNHNTVPPVERNRQSVRTTGTIRNSQTGAVRGSTLSGTRATGSGVGSSNLRNSGTSNSTTRQRNNSSFGTNTRRTPVRRTPTRRSSGFGRRRR
- a CDS encoding Multimodular transpeptidase-transglycosylase — encoded protein: MGKKPPSPATIDRMVTGVLQTIQAQFSLPILKQGAIVPKIKLKNGSNGKTHEYPLLGERYIIGRNKNSCDIILRNPIISQIHCAVEKDKTTNRFKVKDLQSTNGIYLGKRRYQSVTLRHNDVITLGPPELEDVIELYFDKPPSKLSLILRYGLFTLAGFLILLCAIVAIAWSRYTVYPMPQGNTGATVVYGEDGVTPLAPRISSPHRELEKLNDFSSYLPQALIASEDSRYYWHFGVDPLGILRAILINRGDSGARQGASTITQQLARSLYPEVGRENTIARKVREMVVATKLEAVYSKDQIMKGYLNRVYLGINLYGFEDAARFYFGKSARDVSIEEAAALVAILPAPNAYNPVQDYDTALGLRNRVISRMLSLGMITEDEANGARRSRIEITPEARETLSNTIAPYFYSYVFDEVRMLLGADLLQEGDFIIETGLSLKYQREAENSLKDYINTNGSRFGFDQGAIATINSSTGEIVALVGGKDFQESQFNRATQAQRQAASTFKLFPYTAALEAGISPNKTYSCAALQWQGVQFRPCNNFSGPIDMFQGMALSENAVALRIAQDVGLNKVVATAKKMGINSPLNPVPGLALGQSEVNVLEMTGAYATIPNQGIWNRPHAIKVIRDGRDCENVDEYNTCREVYRFNQGGYETKQAITPQVAQTVHQMLQRVVTSGTGRSASLGRGEGGKTGTNSGGIDLWFIGYSPQDDLTTGIWLGNDNNSSTRGSSGQAASLWGSYMKKLL